From a single Helicovermis profundi genomic region:
- a CDS encoding CGGC domain-containing protein translates to MKNIAIYVCGEVSKKCTANGCLRAFNNKSESFERYGGEKIQLVSFNNCPGCDELPIENLTKKIEKFKKAKVDVVHLSTCIRGRCEYYEDFAKLLSKEFEVIGYTHGSRNGKKNNNIDIYKSKI, encoded by the coding sequence ATGAAGAATATTGCTATATATGTATGTGGAGAAGTTTCTAAAAAATGCACTGCAAATGGATGTTTAAGAGCTTTTAACAATAAAAGTGAGTCATTTGAAAGGTACGGTGGTGAGAAAATTCAGTTGGTATCCTTTAATAACTGCCCAGGCTGCGATGAATTGCCAATAGAAAATTTAACTAAAAAAATAGAAAAATTTAAAAAAGCTAAGGTAGATGTAGTTCATTTATCAACTTGTATAAGGGGAAGATGTGAATATTATGAAGACTTTGCTAAATTACTTTCAAAAGAATTTGAAGTGATTGGATATACACATGGTTCGAGAAATGGTAAAAAAAATAACAATATTGATATATATAAGAGTAAAATTTGA
- a CDS encoding putative bifunctional diguanylate cyclase/phosphodiesterase has translation MIRKNYNNMILNRAEKSFDKIIPFAIIASWISALVIYFSKIPKYFVYLDIILGLGFVYMLIRRKNLSMETKIMMTVLMPILIGIFSFLDGAFTSSAITLFMLSESVAVLLLSKKKSLILSSVLIGVFLSLWFISFNELFGTTNPMGNAKWIVQFITFVFFIIVIHILIFNIRNYLLENIIELEDKVELTYKLAYFDSLTGLANLAMLKKHLNECINTSLEGGYIVSISLKNLNLINSIYGNAMGDKVLIEVANLLIQMKDTSEFISRVSGNDFVICVENVNKYDLLKRLRYLKEEFYKQFNVSNMQKKVEFYISYSKCKTNDDIEECYNKAMLALTYAKSHDVPYFVAYGQTLDDIVRYEETLKEELKIAVSLNEFELYYQNKINAKTGLIKGVEALARWNSKSFGIIGPNEFIPIIEKINMAVAFGEIIIRKAFSDYAELCKKTNKKITLSINISPLHLSSDKFITFITTVSKEFDIDPKYIILEITEVSLLKSNDIIIDRIRDLRELGFSISLDDFGTGYSSLNYLNKFDIDEIKIDKSFIDQITDSNKNNALLKTIINLSKEYNLDLVAEGVETKEQCDYLVELGCYVIQGYYFSKPEPLGNSK, from the coding sequence ATGATTAGAAAAAATTATAATAATATGATACTAAATAGAGCAGAAAAAAGCTTTGATAAAATAATTCCTTTTGCTATAATTGCTTCTTGGATTTCGGCACTAGTTATTTATTTTAGTAAGATTCCTAAATACTTTGTCTATCTTGATATAATATTAGGTTTAGGGTTTGTATATATGTTAATTAGGCGAAAAAATTTATCTATGGAAACAAAAATAATGATGACTGTTTTAATGCCTATTTTAATTGGTATATTTTCATTTTTAGATGGAGCGTTTACTAGTTCTGCTATAACATTATTTATGCTTAGTGAAAGTGTTGCAGTTTTATTATTGTCAAAAAAGAAGAGTCTTATTTTGTCCTCAGTTTTGATTGGAGTATTTTTAAGTCTATGGTTTATTTCATTTAATGAATTGTTTGGGACAACAAATCCTATGGGTAACGCAAAGTGGATTGTACAGTTTATAACATTTGTTTTTTTTATTATTGTTATACATATTTTGATTTTTAATATTCGAAATTATTTATTAGAGAATATTATAGAATTAGAAGATAAAGTTGAATTGACGTATAAGTTAGCTTATTTTGATTCGTTGACTGGTTTAGCTAATTTAGCGATGCTAAAGAAACATCTTAATGAATGTATTAACACTTCACTCGAAGGAGGATATATCGTTAGCATAAGTTTAAAGAATTTAAATTTGATTAATTCAATTTATGGAAATGCTATGGGGGATAAAGTGTTAATAGAAGTCGCGAATTTATTGATTCAAATGAAGGATACTTCTGAATTTATTTCTCGTGTAAGTGGAAATGACTTTGTAATATGTGTTGAAAATGTTAATAAATATGATTTGTTAAAAAGATTGAGATATTTGAAAGAAGAATTTTATAAACAATTTAATGTTTCGAATATGCAAAAAAAAGTTGAATTCTATATAAGTTATTCAAAGTGTAAAACAAATGATGATATTGAAGAATGCTATAACAAAGCTATGCTAGCTTTGACTTATGCTAAATCACATGATGTTCCGTATTTTGTTGCTTACGGTCAAACTTTAGATGATATTGTACGGTATGAGGAAACCCTTAAAGAAGAATTAAAAATTGCTGTTTCATTAAATGAATTTGAACTATATTATCAAAATAAAATAAATGCTAAAACAGGTTTAATAAAAGGTGTTGAAGCTCTTGCAAGATGGAATTCAAAATCTTTTGGTATTATTGGTCCAAATGAGTTTATACCAATAATAGAAAAAATTAATATGGCGGTAGCTTTTGGTGAAATAATTATAAGAAAAGCTTTTAGTGACTATGCTGAATTATGTAAAAAAACTAATAAAAAAATTACTTTATCGATTAATATTTCGCCTCTTCACTTAAGCTCTGATAAATTTATAACATTTATAACGACTGTATCTAAGGAATTTGATATAGATCCCAAATATATAATTTTAGAAATAACAGAAGTTTCACTATTAAAAAGTAACGATATAATTATTGATAGAATTCGAGATTTAAGAGAATTAGGCTTTAGTATATCGCTAGATGATTTTGGTACAGGATATTCATCTCTTAATTATTTAAATAAATTTGATATTGATGAGATTAAAATTGATAAATCTTTTATTGATCAAATAACGGATAGTAACAAAAATAATGCACTACTAAAAACTATTATTAATTTAAGTAAAGAGTATA